Proteins from a single region of Corylus avellana chromosome ca11, CavTom2PMs-1.0:
- the LOC132165940 gene encoding probable gamma-secretase subunit PEN-2 has protein sequence METGSETHPANPNHNLNTLNNRNPSPSRNSIISGTSPVWPTIDGRLGLSEEESLSYARRFYKFGFAMLPWLWAVNCFYFWPVLRHSRSFPHIHRYVVRSAVGFSIFTALLSAWALTFAIGGDRLFGPVWHQLVMYNLAEKLGLTDGS, from the exons ATGGAGACCGGCTCAGAGACCCACCCGGCCAACCCCAACCACAATCTCAACACTCTGAACAACCGGAACCCTAGTCCTAGCCGGAACTCAATAATATCGGGGACTTCGCCGGTGTGGCCCACCATCGACGGTCGACTGGGCCTCTCGGAGGAAGAGTCGCTGAGCTACGCGCGGAGATTCTACAAGTTTGGATTCGCAATGCTGCCCTGGCTTTGGGCCGTGAATTGCTTCTACTTCTGGCCCGTTCTCCGCCACTCCCGCTCCTTCCCTCACATCCACCGct ATGTTGTTCGATCAGCAGTTGGGTTCTCCATATTTACAGCTCTTCTTTCAGCATGGGCCCTTACTTTTGCCATTGGAGGGGATCGTCTCTTTGGACCTGTTTGGCATCAACTTGTGATGTACAATCTTGCTGAAAAGTTAGGCTTGACTGATGGGAGCTAG